The following proteins come from a genomic window of Aequorivita marisscotiae:
- a CDS encoding TonB-dependent receptor, whose product MKTILKLTFYFVTAITFAQQNGTIAGKLTDTQYNNEPLPFANVFIKGTTIGVTSDFDGLYKIGNLKPGIYNLVFSYVGYETVEIPHVEVTANNVTNIDVPMKASAAALDEVIIKTQVRRESEVALLLEQKKATTIIESIGAEQLSKLGVSNAAGATTKISGVSKTDGNGDVFVRGLGDRYLSTTLNGLPIPSDNIERKNINLNLFPTRLIESIDISKTTSPKLSADQASGNIDINTKQLSKRSLLSASASTSINTNVTSNGVFNNFKVSPNYRDVSFGFYNKNTATSRAIVAQSWNPQIEDFPINKSFSLSVGKRLGDKLSLLFTAGQSENFEYSKGAFAQYRSNYLDDMIPDAINWKKEVATSGLFHLRFRANDNNNLKFNSLLINKIEDEVFEGGRAGEAVIYEETDPEEGLSQFIRDQNLKKTLLSVTQLSGEHNFGEKNEVQWAAGYNYLSADEPNRIRNEVNFNDQIVQLGRTGGFQQRKSVQKIEGIEYNARLNGVFKIIDQEKDQFYINAGATHRNKSRDFGSQFFGVEETITNAVNPSSIDDISEIFTSQNFNNGLLKRNSLSPDFYRGELNSTAGYANFTGVRGNFTLQAGLRFQTDNIFVNWDVNNYAGRIGDVSKDYNRIFPSFNIKYNLSEKHSIRFANSYTTTLPEFKEIAPFEYVSPVGQVTRGNPNIEASLNRNFDLKWEFFPSRDQLLSLTGFYKLIEDPINKVQDRGSAGVFSYFNAGDEATVYGFEVESRINLISGDEQPNLKLNVNASRMWHKQDLKEVYDNAGNFVRTFRYKGLTETGLQGASDWIVNGALNFNTNTNNPFEATLSANYASDRIYALGAPEFQSSGDVNYNDAIVENGVVTLDLILKKKLTKNLKIGVSGKNILNPQIKRTQLIKPSTTNIETKETVLSYTRGTRLGLNINYTF is encoded by the coding sequence ATGAAAACAATTTTAAAACTAACTTTTTACTTTGTTACCGCAATAACCTTTGCGCAGCAAAATGGAACAATTGCGGGAAAACTTACCGATACGCAATACAATAATGAACCACTACCTTTTGCAAACGTTTTTATTAAAGGAACTACAATAGGCGTAACTTCAGATTTTGACGGCTTATATAAAATTGGGAATTTAAAACCCGGAATTTACAACTTAGTATTTAGCTATGTGGGATACGAAACGGTTGAAATCCCCCATGTAGAAGTTACTGCAAACAATGTTACTAATATAGATGTACCCATGAAAGCGAGTGCCGCTGCCCTCGATGAAGTAATAATTAAAACGCAGGTACGTAGAGAAAGTGAAGTAGCATTATTGCTTGAGCAAAAGAAAGCTACAACTATTATAGAAAGTATTGGCGCCGAACAATTGTCTAAACTAGGAGTTTCAAATGCTGCTGGTGCCACAACCAAAATTTCGGGTGTTTCAAAAACCGACGGTAATGGCGATGTTTTTGTACGCGGCCTAGGGGATAGGTATTTATCCACCACTTTAAACGGTCTTCCTATTCCTTCAGATAATATTGAAAGAAAAAACATAAATCTCAACCTTTTTCCTACCCGTTTAATTGAAAGTATTGATATAAGTAAAACTACCTCGCCAAAACTATCGGCAGATCAAGCTTCGGGAAATATTGATATAAATACTAAACAACTTTCAAAACGCTCACTTTTATCGGCCAGCGCAAGCACTTCAATAAATACCAATGTTACAAGCAATGGTGTATTTAACAATTTTAAAGTATCGCCAAATTACCGAGATGTTTCATTTGGTTTTTACAACAAAAATACTGCTACAAGTAGGGCTATTGTAGCACAAAGCTGGAACCCACAAATTGAAGATTTCCCTATAAACAAATCGTTTTCTTTAAGTGTTGGGAAGCGGCTTGGCGATAAGCTTAGCCTTTTATTTACTGCAGGGCAGTCTGAAAACTTTGAATATAGCAAAGGCGCCTTTGCCCAATACCGCTCAAACTATTTAGACGACATGATTCCCGATGCAATAAATTGGAAAAAAGAAGTAGCAACTTCTGGCTTATTTCACCTTAGGTTTAGAGCAAATGACAACAACAATTTAAAGTTCAACTCACTATTAATTAATAAGATTGAAGACGAAGTTTTTGAGGGTGGCCGCGCTGGCGAAGCCGTAATTTACGAAGAAACCGATCCCGAAGAAGGCCTATCACAATTTATTCGAGACCAAAATTTAAAGAAGACTTTGCTCTCTGTAACGCAACTTAGTGGTGAGCACAACTTTGGTGAAAAAAATGAAGTGCAGTGGGCCGCTGGCTACAATTATTTAAGCGCAGACGAGCCTAACCGTATTAGAAACGAAGTTAATTTTAACGATCAAATTGTCCAACTTGGACGCACCGGTGGTTTTCAACAGCGCAAAAGTGTTCAAAAAATTGAAGGTATTGAATACAATGCGCGCTTAAATGGTGTATTTAAAATTATTGACCAAGAAAAAGATCAATTTTATATTAATGCAGGAGCTACTCACAGAAATAAAAGCCGCGATTTTGGTTCGCAATTTTTTGGGGTAGAAGAAACCATCACCAACGCTGTAAACCCTTCATCGATTGATGATATTTCAGAAATTTTTACGTCACAAAACTTCAACAATGGACTTTTAAAACGAAACTCGCTGTCGCCCGATTTTTATCGCGGTGAATTAAATAGCACTGCGGGTTATGCCAATTTTACGGGTGTTCGTGGCAACTTCACCTTACAAGCCGGATTGCGATTTCAGACCGATAATATTTTTGTGAATTGGGATGTAAATAACTACGCAGGACGCATTGGTGATGTATCAAAAGATTACAACCGAATATTTCCATCGTTTAATATAAAATACAATTTGAGCGAAAAGCACAGCATCCGTTTTGCTAATAGCTATACAACTACACTTCCCGAATTTAAAGAAATTGCTCCTTTTGAATATGTTTCGCCAGTTGGGCAAGTTACCCGTGGAAACCCAAATATTGAGGCTTCCTTAAACAGAAACTTCGATTTAAAGTGGGAGTTTTTTCCTTCGCGCGATCAATTGCTGTCACTTACCGGATTTTACAAGTTAATTGAAGACCCTATTAATAAAGTGCAAGACAGAGGTTCGGCAGGAGTATTTTCATATTTCAATGCAGGCGATGAAGCAACTGTGTACGGTTTTGAAGTTGAAAGCCGTATAAATTTAATTTCGGGCGACGAACAACCAAATTTAAAACTAAATGTAAATGCTTCAAGAATGTGGCATAAACAAGATTTAAAAGAAGTGTATGACAACGCAGGTAATTTTGTAAGAACATTTCGGTACAAAGGATTAACTGAAACCGGCCTACAAGGAGCTTCAGATTGGATAGTAAACGGAGCTTTAAATTTTAATACCAATACAAACAATCCCTTTGAGGCAACACTTTCTGCCAATTATGCCTCCGATAGAATTTACGCCTTGGGCGCCCCCGAGTTCCAATCGTCTGGCGATGTAAATTACAACGATGCCATCGTGGAAAATGGCGTTGTAACCCTCGATTTAATTCTGAAGAAAAAACTAACCAAAAATTTAAAAATAGGTGTTTCAGGAAAAAATATTTTAAACCCCCAAATAAAAAGAACCCAACTAATAAAACCGAGTACTACAAATATTGAAACTAAAGAAACGGTTCTCTCTTACACCCGTGGTACGCGCTTAGGCTTAAATATCAACTATACTTTTTAA
- a CDS encoding deoxyguanosinetriphosphate triphosphohydrolase: MQWEQLLSLKKQGDKNKRLRIEEDETRLGFEVDYDRVIFSAAFRSLQDKTQVIPLSKTSFVHTRLTHSLEVSVVGRSLGRTVGKAILKKHPQLQNVHGFQFNDFGAIVAAAALAHDIGNPPFGHSGEKAIGDYFLNGNGKRFKDKLTEKQYQDLVAFEGNANGFKILTQSKNGVEGGLRLTFATLGAFMKYPKQSLPHKPTTHVADKKFGVFQSDTTFFEEVVSDLGLLNQGNGRYSRHPLTYLVEAADDICYTLIDFEDGINLGLIDEDIALEYLINLVRATLKKDVYSALKTSQDRLAYLRALAINTLISEAAEIFIDNEEEILKGTFSEALLDKSKYKVQIADIIKISIEKVYQSAEVTEKEIAGYNILTTLLENFTTAFENLSNNSERQYDLLLLRTIDFQVDTSVSVYNYLMECCNYISRLTDGNALQIFQKIKGEMH; this comes from the coding sequence ATGCAATGGGAACAGCTGCTTTCACTAAAAAAGCAGGGAGATAAAAACAAAAGACTTAGGATTGAAGAAGACGAAACTCGGTTGGGGTTTGAGGTAGACTACGACCGTGTAATTTTTTCGGCGGCATTCCGAAGTTTACAGGACAAGACGCAGGTTATTCCATTGTCTAAAACCTCCTTTGTACATACGCGCTTAACCCATAGTTTGGAAGTATCGGTCGTAGGCCGCTCTTTGGGCCGAACGGTGGGTAAAGCAATTTTAAAAAAGCATCCCCAATTGCAAAATGTGCACGGGTTTCAATTTAACGATTTTGGAGCCATTGTTGCGGCGGCGGCGCTTGCACATGATATAGGCAACCCTCCTTTTGGACACAGTGGTGAAAAAGCAATTGGCGATTACTTTTTAAACGGAAACGGCAAACGTTTTAAAGATAAACTCACCGAAAAACAATATCAGGATTTAGTTGCTTTTGAAGGCAATGCCAATGGATTTAAAATTTTAACGCAGTCTAAAAATGGAGTGGAAGGAGGTCTTCGGCTTACTTTTGCCACGTTGGGCGCATTTATGAAATACCCAAAACAATCGTTGCCTCACAAACCCACCACACACGTTGCCGATAAAAAATTTGGCGTTTTTCAAAGCGACACTACTTTCTTTGAGGAAGTAGTTTCAGACTTAGGACTTTTAAATCAAGGAAACGGTAGGTATTCACGCCATCCGTTAACGTACTTGGTCGAAGCTGCCGATGATATTTGCTACACCTTAATAGATTTTGAAGACGGAATAAACCTGGGGCTAATAGATGAAGACATTGCCTTGGAATATTTAATAAACTTAGTACGCGCTACATTAAAGAAAGATGTTTATTCGGCGTTAAAAACATCGCAGGATAGATTGGCCTATTTGCGAGCGCTAGCCATAAACACTTTAATTTCAGAAGCTGCGGAAATTTTTATTGATAATGAAGAAGAAATTTTAAAAGGCACTTTTTCTGAAGCGTTACTCGACAAAAGTAAGTACAAAGTGCAAATTGCCGATATTATAAAAATTAGCATTGAAAAAGTGTACCAAAGCGCCGAAGTTACCGAAAAGGAAATTGCTGGCTACAATATATTAACGACCCTGTTGGAAAATTTTACAACAGCATTTGAAAATCTGAGCAATAATAGCGAACGACAATACGATTTACTTTTACTTCGAACAATAGATTTTCAAGTAGATACTTCGGTTTCTGTGTATAATTACTTAATGGAATGTTGCAATTATATTTCGCGATTAACGGATGGCAATGCGCTTCAAATTTTTCAGAAAATAAAAGGAGAGATGCACTAA
- a CDS encoding T9SS-dependent M36 family metallopeptidase, which produces MKKVLYLLIIFVVNVTYAQDYNNLVKTYLQQNRSMHSLQPQDIADVTIASQSFSKNMQAHNVYVEQRHQGIKVFNSTSPFVIKDGAVYSAKVSFIENISAKVNSTTPSISAVNAIAKAATALGLQSPTNLNLLETVSDHSYIFSNGSISLENIPVELVYQKMEESGTLKLAWDLSISLLDASHYYSVRIDAMTGELLETMDWVVSCNFGSEAHSHTSTRSILEGTKSEASMPITTLANATYRVFPLPQLGPHNGADQLINDPSDAVASPYGWHDIDGVAGEEFTYTRGNNVIAQEDKNGNNGSGARAEGGPTLTFDFPFNLPQHPNAFTDGAITNLFYMNNMMHDVMYHYGFDEASGNFQVNNYTGAPGAGDYVFADAQDGSGINNANFGTPPDGGAPRMQMYLWSAPGTVLGTFLTVNNGPLAGQYYAMDSNFAPPLTTTPITADLVVVEDDNSGPSTDANDGCDNITNGGAITGKIAVIRRGECNFTVKVLNAQNEGAIAVIIVNDVPTDPIVMGGNGTQITIPALMIYKTDGEALIASLLNGDTINATLVDDGSGTDNFQRDGDLDNGIVAHEYGHGVSNRLTGGRLSAGCLQNQEQMGEGWSDYLGFILTMKPGDTRFDARGTGTYALGQGVAGMGLRTKPYSSDFAVNDFTYDDIKTQSVPHGVGSVWATMLWDLTWDLIDEHGFDADLYNGTGGNNISMQLILDGMKLQPCSPGFIDGRDAILEADLIANGGANRCIIWRAFAKRGLGLSATQGSSNSRADGTEAFDVPVDCILGTSDNGTLENNFIVYPNPSNGEITIKSRIDVGETTVSIFDMNGRKVFTQQLELHTSANVNASQLNAGIYLMQISSGDRSQTTKLIIN; this is translated from the coding sequence ATGAAAAAAGTTCTTTACTTACTTATCATTTTTGTTGTAAATGTAACCTATGCGCAGGATTACAACAATTTGGTAAAAACGTACCTTCAGCAAAATCGATCGATGCATTCGCTACAACCGCAGGATATTGCGGATGTAACAATTGCTTCGCAGAGTTTTTCAAAAAATATGCAGGCGCATAATGTATATGTAGAACAGCGCCACCAAGGAATAAAAGTTTTTAATTCTACCTCTCCTTTTGTAATTAAGGATGGAGCGGTTTACAGTGCTAAAGTTTCTTTTATCGAAAATATTTCGGCAAAAGTAAATAGTACTACTCCTTCTATTTCTGCGGTGAACGCGATAGCTAAAGCCGCCACTGCTTTGGGTTTACAGAGTCCTACAAATTTAAATTTGCTAGAAACTGTTTCAGACCACAGCTACATTTTCTCTAATGGATCAATTTCTTTGGAAAATATTCCTGTTGAATTGGTGTATCAAAAAATGGAAGAATCTGGCACTTTAAAGCTAGCTTGGGATCTAAGTATTTCTTTATTAGATGCTTCGCATTACTACAGCGTACGCATTGATGCTATGACTGGCGAATTGTTAGAAACAATGGACTGGGTTGTAAGTTGTAATTTTGGATCGGAAGCGCATTCACACACAAGTACCAGAAGCATATTAGAAGGTACCAAAAGTGAAGCCAGCATGCCTATTACTACTTTGGCTAATGCAACGTATCGCGTTTTTCCATTGCCACAATTAGGGCCGCACAATGGCGCAGACCAACTAATTAACGACCCTTCAGATGCGGTTGCCTCTCCTTACGGATGGCACGATATAGACGGCGTTGCTGGAGAAGAATTTACTTACACTCGTGGTAACAATGTAATTGCTCAGGAAGATAAAAATGGTAACAACGGATCTGGTGCAAGAGCAGAAGGTGGGCCAACCCTTACTTTTGATTTTCCTTTTAATCTTCCTCAACACCCGAATGCATTTACCGATGGTGCAATAACCAATTTATTCTATATGAATAATATGATGCACGATGTTATGTACCACTACGGTTTTGATGAAGCAAGCGGTAATTTCCAGGTAAATAACTATACCGGTGCCCCAGGTGCAGGCGATTATGTTTTTGCAGATGCACAAGATGGAAGCGGAATTAATAACGCAAACTTTGGAACTCCTCCAGACGGTGGTGCACCAAGAATGCAGATGTATTTATGGAGCGCTCCGGGTACTGTATTAGGTACGTTTTTAACAGTAAACAATGGGCCATTGGCTGGACAGTATTACGCCATGGATTCTAACTTTGCGCCACCACTTACAACCACACCAATAACTGCAGATCTTGTAGTTGTAGAGGATGATAACTCTGGACCTTCAACCGATGCAAATGACGGATGTGATAATATTACGAATGGTGGAGCAATAACAGGAAAAATAGCTGTTATTAGAAGAGGTGAATGTAACTTTACCGTAAAGGTGCTCAATGCACAAAACGAAGGTGCCATAGCGGTAATTATCGTTAACGATGTTCCGACAGATCCTATTGTAATGGGCGGTAATGGTACACAAATTACAATTCCTGCTCTTATGATTTACAAAACAGATGGAGAAGCACTTATTGCTTCGCTTTTAAACGGAGATACAATAAACGCTACGTTGGTTGATGATGGATCGGGTACCGATAACTTTCAACGCGATGGCGATTTAGATAATGGTATTGTTGCTCACGAATATGGACACGGTGTTTCTAACCGTTTAACGGGTGGCCGTTTATCTGCCGGTTGTCTTCAGAATCAAGAACAAATGGGTGAAGGATGGAGCGATTATCTAGGTTTTATTTTAACAATGAAACCTGGCGATACCAGATTTGACGCACGTGGAACGGGAACCTATGCACTGGGACAAGGTGTTGCGGGTATGGGATTAAGAACAAAGCCATACAGTTCAGACTTTGCGGTAAACGATTTTACCTATGACGATATTAAAACACAATCTGTTCCTCACGGTGTTGGTTCGGTTTGGGCCACAATGTTGTGGGATTTAACTTGGGACTTGATAGATGAACACGGTTTTGATGCCGATCTTTACAACGGAACAGGCGGAAACAATATATCTATGCAACTTATACTTGACGGTATGAAATTGCAACCATGTAGTCCAGGTTTTATAGACGGTCGTGATGCTATCCTTGAAGCAGATTTAATTGCTAATGGCGGTGCTAACAGATGTATTATTTGGAGAGCCTTTGCAAAAAGAGGTCTTGGTTTAAGTGCTACGCAAGGAAGCTCTAATAGTAGAGCCGACGGTACTGAAGCATTTGATGTGCCGGTAGATTGTATCTTGGGTACTTCTGATAACGGAACCTTAGAAAACAACTTTATAGTTTATCCAAACCCATCAAATGGTGAGATTACTATTAAGTCTCGTATAGATGTAGGCGAAACAACTGTTTCTATCTTTGATATGAATGGAAGAAAAGTGTTTACACAGCAACTTGAACTTCACACTTCTGCTAATGTAAATGCAAGCCAGTTGAATGCCGGTATTTACTTAATGCAAATTTCAAGTGGAGATCGTTCACAGACAACTAAATTAATTATCAACTAA
- a CDS encoding 1-deoxy-D-xylulose-5-phosphate synthase — protein sequence MRKNILNTINFPKDLRKIPKENLPQLAKELREFIINIIATKEGHLGASLGVVELTIALHYVFNTPDDVLVWDVGHQAYGHKILTGRKEIFHTNRQLGGISGFPKRAESNYDTFGVGHSSTAISAALGMAIASRLNGENTRQHIAVVGDASIASGMAFEALNHAGVTDTNLLVILNDNAIGIDPSVGALKEYFTKVKGKGAKDADNIFEALNFNYTGPIDGHNLNLIISELERLKAVSGPKVLHLITTKGKGLRQAEENQVVYHAPGKFDALTGDLAPKSKQMEPPKFQDVFGKTLVELASENEKIIGITPAMPTGSSLKFMMDAFPKRAFDVGIAEQHAVTFAAGLATQGFSVFCNIYSTFLQRAYDQVIHDVCLQKIPVIFCLDRAGIVGEDGATHHGIFDLAYLNCIPNLIIFAPRNEIELRNIMFTAQNGLKLPIFIRYPRGKGTILNWKKPFNKIEIGLATVLREGSDIVVLSIGTMANNVVRAIDMLPSSQQNKIGLVDIRFLKPLDENLLHKIFKQYKTILTIEDGTILGGLGTTIVTFASKHNYKNPIEILGIPDVFPEHGSVAELQDLSGISSEKIHKTLKKYI from the coding sequence GTGCGAAAAAACATATTAAATACCATTAATTTTCCAAAAGATCTGCGAAAAATTCCGAAGGAAAATTTACCACAGTTAGCCAAAGAGCTACGTGAATTTATCATAAATATTATTGCTACAAAAGAAGGCCACTTAGGCGCAAGTCTTGGTGTTGTGGAACTTACTATTGCACTTCACTATGTGTTTAACACGCCCGATGATGTTTTGGTGTGGGATGTTGGCCACCAAGCTTACGGACATAAAATTTTAACAGGCAGAAAAGAAATTTTCCACACCAATAGGCAGTTGGGAGGTATTAGCGGTTTCCCAAAAAGAGCCGAAAGTAATTATGATACTTTTGGCGTAGGGCATAGTAGTACTGCAATTTCGGCAGCCTTGGGAATGGCAATTGCCTCGCGATTAAACGGCGAAAATACCCGACAGCATATTGCCGTTGTTGGCGATGCCTCGATTGCTAGCGGCATGGCTTTTGAAGCCTTAAACCACGCAGGGGTTACCGATACAAATCTTTTGGTAATATTAAACGATAACGCTATTGGCATAGATCCCAGCGTAGGTGCGTTAAAGGAATATTTTACCAAGGTGAAAGGCAAGGGAGCAAAAGATGCCGACAATATATTTGAAGCCTTAAATTTTAATTATACCGGACCCATAGATGGCCACAATTTAAATTTAATAATTTCCGAACTGGAAAGATTAAAAGCGGTTTCGGGTCCAAAAGTGCTTCATTTAATTACTACGAAGGGAAAAGGGCTACGGCAAGCCGAAGAAAACCAAGTAGTGTATCACGCGCCCGGTAAATTTGACGCGCTTACTGGCGATTTGGCACCAAAAAGCAAGCAAATGGAGCCGCCAAAATTCCAAGATGTTTTTGGAAAAACTTTGGTGGAACTGGCGTCGGAAAATGAAAAAATCATAGGTATAACACCAGCAATGCCAACGGGAAGTTCATTAAAATTTATGATGGATGCATTTCCGAAACGCGCCTTTGACGTAGGAATAGCAGAACAACATGCCGTAACCTTTGCAGCGGGTTTAGCTACGCAAGGTTTTTCAGTATTTTGCAATATTTATTCTACCTTTTTACAACGTGCCTACGACCAAGTAATTCACGATGTATGTTTACAAAAAATTCCGGTAATTTTCTGCTTGGATAGAGCTGGAATTGTAGGTGAAGATGGTGCCACCCACCATGGAATATTCGATTTGGCATATTTAAATTGTATTCCGAACCTCATCATTTTTGCGCCCCGCAACGAAATTGAATTGCGGAATATAATGTTTACCGCACAAAACGGGTTGAAACTACCTATATTTATACGATATCCTCGCGGCAAAGGAACTATTCTAAACTGGAAAAAACCATTTAATAAAATTGAAATAGGACTTGCAACGGTGCTACGAGAAGGCAGTGATATTGTAGTTTTGAGCATAGGTACTATGGCAAACAATGTTGTGCGTGCAATAGATATGCTCCCATCTTCACAACAAAATAAAATTGGCCTAGTTGATATTCGGTTTTTAAAACCATTGGACGAAAACTTGCTTCATAAAATTTTCAAACAATATAAAACAATCCTTACTATTGAAGATGGTACTATTCTTGGCGGTTTAGGAACTACGATTGTAACTTTTGCTTCAAAACATAACTATAAAAACCCAATAGAAATTTTAGGAATTCCGGATGTTTTTCCGGAACACGGTTCGGTTGCAGAGCTACAAGACCTTTCGGGTATTTCTTCAGAAAAAATACACAAAACTCTCAAAAAGTATATATAA
- a CDS encoding nucleoside deaminase: MIDPLDDTYFMKRALQEAEMAYEKDEIPIGAVIVINNQIIARSHNLTETLNDVTAHAEMQAITAAANYLGGKYLLDCTLYVTIEPCQMCAGALFWSQISKIVYGARDEQRGCIALNTRLHPKTVMTGGVLAAESSQLLKQFFIEKRSK; this comes from the coding sequence ATAATAGATCCCTTAGACGACACTTATTTTATGAAACGCGCCTTGCAAGAAGCTGAAATGGCCTATGAAAAAGACGAAATTCCTATCGGGGCGGTAATTGTAATAAACAATCAGATTATTGCCCGTTCGCATAACCTAACCGAAACTTTAAATGATGTAACCGCCCACGCCGAAATGCAAGCTATAACTGCAGCGGCAAATTACTTGGGAGGTAAGTATTTACTAGATTGCACGCTTTATGTAACAATTGAGCCCTGCCAAATGTGTGCAGGAGCTTTGTTTTGGAGCCAAATTTCGAAAATTGTGTATGGGGCTAGGGATGAACAGCGGGGATGTATAGCATTAAATACGAGGCTACATCCAAAAACTGTAATGACGGGAGGAGTTTTGGCTGCGGAATCTTCGCAGTTGTTAAAGCAATTTTTTATAGAAAAAAGATCTAAATAA
- a CDS encoding cold-shock protein, with protein MEGTVKFFNESKGYGFITNDETGKDIFVHVTGLNGEALNEGDKVEYVEEEGRKGTVAAQVRVIHD; from the coding sequence ATGGAAGGAACAGTAAAATTTTTTAACGAATCTAAAGGCTATGGTTTTATCACTAACGATGAAACTGGAAAAGACATTTTTGTACACGTAACCGGCTTAAATGGTGAAGCGCTAAACGAAGGCGACAAAGTAGAATATGTTGAAGAAGAAGGTCGAAAAGGAACTGTTGCGGCTCAAGTTCGCGTTATTCACGATTAA